CTGTCGCGCGTCGCAAGGCTTGGCGAACCGGTCTCCTGAGTCGTTCAGCCGGCTGGCGGAAATCGGCCCGCGCGCGTGACCGAGGCACTTGGTGTCTTGCCCAGCAGCCCGGAAATCCAATTGCCGATTCCGATCAGCGCATCGAGATCGAGTCCGGTGGAGAAACCGGCGCGTTCGAGCATGTAGACGAGATCCTCGGTGCCGACATTGCCGGTGGCGTTCGGAGCGAACGGACAGCCGCCCAGACCGCCCACGGCTGCGTCCAGCACGTCGATACCGGCTTCGACGCTGGCGAAGACATTGGCGAGCCCCGTATTGCGCGTGTCGTGGAAATGCATTTGAAGCGGCGTCGATGGTGCGACCTCGCGCGCAGCCTCCACACGCGCCTGGACGGTCCACGGATCGGCCATCCCGATCGTGTCGGCCAGGACGATTTCGTCGATTTCCACCGCCGCCGCCGCCGCGACGATATCGCGCATGCGTTCGGCCGGTACTTCGCCTTCGAAGGGGCAGCCGAACGCGACCGAGACAGTGACGCTGACCCTGAGCGCGTCTTTGCCGGGGCGTTTGGCCATCATTGCTTGCATGGCGGCGATCT
This genomic interval from Sphingosinithalassobacter tenebrarum contains the following:
- a CDS encoding hydroxymethylglutaryl-CoA lyase, translated to MMRRAIEIVEVGPRDGLQNEKIALETEQKLELIHRLEAAGVRRMETVSFVNPRRVPQMAGAKDIAAALPRAPGRSRIGLVLNERGFDRCLQTNCDEANIVICASDSFGIRNQGAGVGEQIAAMQAMMAKRPGKDALRVSVTVSVAFGCPFEGEVPAERMRDIVAAAAAVEIDEIVLADTIGMADPWTVQARVEAAREVAPSTPLQMHFHDTRNTGLANVFASVEAGIDVLDAAVGGLGGCPFAPNATGNVGTEDLVYMLERAGFSTGLDLDALIGIGNWISGLLGKTPSASVTRAGRFPPAG